The Zalophus californianus isolate mZalCal1 chromosome 7, mZalCal1.pri.v2, whole genome shotgun sequence genome includes a region encoding these proteins:
- the MTFR2 gene encoding mitochondrial fission regulator 2 isoform X3: protein MSLILNILREILEYFGVPIDQVLQIRENKDYGSARSIVRIIGKILPLEPCPRPNFELIPLLNSVDSGNCGSVVPSFADTLCVANDEEASYLRFRSSIWKHEEEEKMEFFHSLQPVWNPLSPALRQNKRMKSDGPVGEATFKKIAALEEELTFLRTQIAAIVGRQEPRARASFFDLNDEPSSVGQRPSPGTAELSAQPDPFSSSVLFPPHPLPPPPPPPLPPQLFSPQPACSPLTQPGSNNMCDSDNSANEMKKQHPRDSKTNYSHSKNHDVPNMLDVLKDMNKVKLRAIERSPGGRPIHKRKRQDSHWDPASLISHALKQKFAFQEDDSFEKENRSWESSPFSSPETSRVSYNNVKLMF, encoded by the exons ATGTCCCTCATATTGAATATCTTAAGAGAAATACTGGAATATTTTGGTGTCCCCATAGACCAG GTTTTGCAgattagagaaaataaagactATGGATCAGCTCGGAGTATTGTTCGTATTATTGGGAAAATTCTTCCTTTAGAACCTTGTCCCAGGCCTAATTTTGAG ttaatCCCACTGTTGAACTCTGTAGACTCTGGTAACTGTGGATCTGTAGTTCCATCTTTTGCTGATACTTTGTGTGTGGCAAATGATGAAGAAGCCAGTTATCTCAGATTTCG AAGTAGTATATGGAAAcatgaagaagaggagaaaatggaatttttccattctttgcaaCCAGTTTGGAATCCATTGTCACCTGCTCTTAGACAGAATAAACGAATGAAAAGTGACGGGCCTGTAGGTGaagcaacatttaaaaagataGCTGCCCTCGAAGAGGAGCTGACTTTTCTCCGTACTCAGATTGCTGCGATCGTGGGAAGGCAGGAACCGAGAGCCAGAGCCA GCTTCTTTGACTTGAATGACGAGCCTAGCAGTGTGGGACAAAGACCGTCACCAGGGACTGCTGAACTGAGTGCCCAACCAGATCCATTTTCAAGTTCAGTGCtttttccaccccaccccctccctcctcctcctcctcctccactgccCCCTCAACTTTTTTCTCCACAGCCTGCATGTTCTCCTCTCACACAGCCAGGATCTAATAACATGTGTGACTCAGATAATTcagcaaatgaaatgaaaaaacagcACCCACGTGATAGTAAGACCAATTACAGTCATTCAAAAAACCATGATGTTCCAAACATGTTGGATGTTCTAAAGGACATGAATAAGGTTAAGCTTCGTGCTATTGAACG gtcACCTGGAGGTAGACCCATTCATAAGAGGAAAAGACAAGATTCACATTGGGATCCGGCGTCTTTGATATCCCATGCGCTTAAGCAGAAGTTTGCCTTCCAAGAAGATGATtcctttgagaaagaaaataggtCTTGGGAATCTTCTCCATTTTCTAGTCCAGAAACTTCAAGAGTGAGCTATAATAACGTAAAGCTAATGTTTTGA
- the MTFR2 gene encoding mitochondrial fission regulator 2 isoform X1, translating to MSLILNILREILEYFGVPIDQVLQIRENKDYGSARSIVRIIGKILPLEPCPRPNFELIPLLNSVDSGNCGSVVPSFADTLCVANDEEASYLRFRSSIWKHEEEEKMEFFHSLQPVWNPLSPALRQNKRMKSDGPVGEATFKKIAALEEELTFLRTQIAAIVGRQEPRARASAHAGFFDLNDEPSSVGQRPSPGTAELSAQPDPFSSSVLFPPHPLPPPPPPPLPPQLFSPQPACSPLTQPGSNNMCDSDNSANEMKKQHPRDSKTNYSHSKNHDVPNMLDVLKDMNKVKLRAIERSPGGRPIHKRKRQDSHWDPASLISHALKQKFAFQEDDSFEKENRSWESSPFSSPETSRLGRHISEPGQRTKGRIDTRDVDGGVNSVS from the exons ATGTCCCTCATATTGAATATCTTAAGAGAAATACTGGAATATTTTGGTGTCCCCATAGACCAG GTTTTGCAgattagagaaaataaagactATGGATCAGCTCGGAGTATTGTTCGTATTATTGGGAAAATTCTTCCTTTAGAACCTTGTCCCAGGCCTAATTTTGAG ttaatCCCACTGTTGAACTCTGTAGACTCTGGTAACTGTGGATCTGTAGTTCCATCTTTTGCTGATACTTTGTGTGTGGCAAATGATGAAGAAGCCAGTTATCTCAGATTTCG AAGTAGTATATGGAAAcatgaagaagaggagaaaatggaatttttccattctttgcaaCCAGTTTGGAATCCATTGTCACCTGCTCTTAGACAGAATAAACGAATGAAAAGTGACGGGCCTGTAGGTGaagcaacatttaaaaagataGCTGCCCTCGAAGAGGAGCTGACTTTTCTCCGTACTCAGATTGCTGCGATCGTGGGAAGGCAGGAACCGAGAGCCAGAGCCAGTGCGCATGCGG GCTTCTTTGACTTGAATGACGAGCCTAGCAGTGTGGGACAAAGACCGTCACCAGGGACTGCTGAACTGAGTGCCCAACCAGATCCATTTTCAAGTTCAGTGCtttttccaccccaccccctccctcctcctcctcctcctccactgccCCCTCAACTTTTTTCTCCACAGCCTGCATGTTCTCCTCTCACACAGCCAGGATCTAATAACATGTGTGACTCAGATAATTcagcaaatgaaatgaaaaaacagcACCCACGTGATAGTAAGACCAATTACAGTCATTCAAAAAACCATGATGTTCCAAACATGTTGGATGTTCTAAAGGACATGAATAAGGTTAAGCTTCGTGCTATTGAACG gtcACCTGGAGGTAGACCCATTCATAAGAGGAAAAGACAAGATTCACATTGGGATCCGGCGTCTTTGATATCCCATGCGCTTAAGCAGAAGTTTGCCTTCCAAGAAGATGATtcctttgagaaagaaaataggtCTTGGGAATCTTCTCCATTTTCTAGTCCAGAAACTTCAAG GCTTGGACGTCACATTTCGGAGCCAGGACAGCGAACTAAAGGAAGAATTGACACAAGAGATGTTGACGGAGGCGTGAACAGCGTGAGCTGA
- the MTFR2 gene encoding mitochondrial fission regulator 2 isoform X2, with amino-acid sequence MSLILNILREILEYFGVPIDQVLQIRENKDYGSARSIVRIIGKILPLEPCPRPNFELIPLLNSVDSGNCGSVVPSFADTLCVANDEEASYLRFRSSIWKHEEEEKMEFFHSLQPVWNPLSPALRQNKRMKSDGPVGEATFKKIAALEEELTFLRTQIAAIVGRQEPRARASAHAGFFDLNDEPSSVGQRPSPGTAELSAQPDPFSSSVLFPPHPLPPPPPPPLPPQLFSPQPACSPLTQPGSNNMCDSDNSANEMKKQHPRDSKTNYSHSKNHDVPNMLDVLKDMNKVKLRAIERSPGGRPIHKRKRQDSHWDPASLISHALKQKFAFQEDDSFEKENRSWESSPFSSPETSRVSYNNVKLMF; translated from the exons ATGTCCCTCATATTGAATATCTTAAGAGAAATACTGGAATATTTTGGTGTCCCCATAGACCAG GTTTTGCAgattagagaaaataaagactATGGATCAGCTCGGAGTATTGTTCGTATTATTGGGAAAATTCTTCCTTTAGAACCTTGTCCCAGGCCTAATTTTGAG ttaatCCCACTGTTGAACTCTGTAGACTCTGGTAACTGTGGATCTGTAGTTCCATCTTTTGCTGATACTTTGTGTGTGGCAAATGATGAAGAAGCCAGTTATCTCAGATTTCG AAGTAGTATATGGAAAcatgaagaagaggagaaaatggaatttttccattctttgcaaCCAGTTTGGAATCCATTGTCACCTGCTCTTAGACAGAATAAACGAATGAAAAGTGACGGGCCTGTAGGTGaagcaacatttaaaaagataGCTGCCCTCGAAGAGGAGCTGACTTTTCTCCGTACTCAGATTGCTGCGATCGTGGGAAGGCAGGAACCGAGAGCCAGAGCCAGTGCGCATGCGG GCTTCTTTGACTTGAATGACGAGCCTAGCAGTGTGGGACAAAGACCGTCACCAGGGACTGCTGAACTGAGTGCCCAACCAGATCCATTTTCAAGTTCAGTGCtttttccaccccaccccctccctcctcctcctcctcctccactgccCCCTCAACTTTTTTCTCCACAGCCTGCATGTTCTCCTCTCACACAGCCAGGATCTAATAACATGTGTGACTCAGATAATTcagcaaatgaaatgaaaaaacagcACCCACGTGATAGTAAGACCAATTACAGTCATTCAAAAAACCATGATGTTCCAAACATGTTGGATGTTCTAAAGGACATGAATAAGGTTAAGCTTCGTGCTATTGAACG gtcACCTGGAGGTAGACCCATTCATAAGAGGAAAAGACAAGATTCACATTGGGATCCGGCGTCTTTGATATCCCATGCGCTTAAGCAGAAGTTTGCCTTCCAAGAAGATGATtcctttgagaaagaaaataggtCTTGGGAATCTTCTCCATTTTCTAGTCCAGAAACTTCAAGAGTGAGCTATAATAACGTAAAGCTAATGTTTTGA
- the MTFR2 gene encoding mitochondrial fission regulator 2 isoform X4, giving the protein MSLILNILREILEYFGVPIDQLIPLLNSVDSGNCGSVVPSFADTLCVANDEEASYLRFRSSIWKHEEEEKMEFFHSLQPVWNPLSPALRQNKRMKSDGPVGEATFKKIAALEEELTFLRTQIAAIVGRQEPRARASAHAGFFDLNDEPSSVGQRPSPGTAELSAQPDPFSSSVLFPPHPLPPPPPPPLPPQLFSPQPACSPLTQPGSNNMCDSDNSANEMKKQHPRDSKTNYSHSKNHDVPNMLDVLKDMNKVKLRAIERSPGGRPIHKRKRQDSHWDPASLISHALKQKFAFQEDDSFEKENRSWESSPFSSPETSRVSYNNVKLMF; this is encoded by the exons ATGTCCCTCATATTGAATATCTTAAGAGAAATACTGGAATATTTTGGTGTCCCCATAGACCAG ttaatCCCACTGTTGAACTCTGTAGACTCTGGTAACTGTGGATCTGTAGTTCCATCTTTTGCTGATACTTTGTGTGTGGCAAATGATGAAGAAGCCAGTTATCTCAGATTTCG AAGTAGTATATGGAAAcatgaagaagaggagaaaatggaatttttccattctttgcaaCCAGTTTGGAATCCATTGTCACCTGCTCTTAGACAGAATAAACGAATGAAAAGTGACGGGCCTGTAGGTGaagcaacatttaaaaagataGCTGCCCTCGAAGAGGAGCTGACTTTTCTCCGTACTCAGATTGCTGCGATCGTGGGAAGGCAGGAACCGAGAGCCAGAGCCAGTGCGCATGCGG GCTTCTTTGACTTGAATGACGAGCCTAGCAGTGTGGGACAAAGACCGTCACCAGGGACTGCTGAACTGAGTGCCCAACCAGATCCATTTTCAAGTTCAGTGCtttttccaccccaccccctccctcctcctcctcctcctccactgccCCCTCAACTTTTTTCTCCACAGCCTGCATGTTCTCCTCTCACACAGCCAGGATCTAATAACATGTGTGACTCAGATAATTcagcaaatgaaatgaaaaaacagcACCCACGTGATAGTAAGACCAATTACAGTCATTCAAAAAACCATGATGTTCCAAACATGTTGGATGTTCTAAAGGACATGAATAAGGTTAAGCTTCGTGCTATTGAACG gtcACCTGGAGGTAGACCCATTCATAAGAGGAAAAGACAAGATTCACATTGGGATCCGGCGTCTTTGATATCCCATGCGCTTAAGCAGAAGTTTGCCTTCCAAGAAGATGATtcctttgagaaagaaaataggtCTTGGGAATCTTCTCCATTTTCTAGTCCAGAAACTTCAAGAGTGAGCTATAATAACGTAAAGCTAATGTTTTGA